TGCACACTAAGAGTATAAGCTGTGAGCAGGGCGCCTCTGCCGGCTCCAGGCTGggctctttctggaatggtctgTGTGAGACTTCTGACACCCAAGTCTGGAGCTTTTCTGCACTCTGAGCAGTGTGGGCATCTGGGATACTCAGCCAGCATTATAGCCTTTCAGGAACATGGCCTAGGGACTTACTTGAGACACAGGAAAACACATTTCTTATTCCGGGGCTCCTTCTGTCTGTCCCTTGTGTTGAGGTTCTGTGTTGATTGTTTTCTGTTATCTCAGtatctctctcccccctcctGTGAAGTCTCTATTGATGCTTTTTTATCTCTGTCACTGTCATTTTCTGCCTAGCTCAGTGCCTTTGGGCAGATCACTGCCCTTCTCTCCCCCTCGGGTCTCCCCTTCTTTGAAATGTGACAAAGCCCTGGAGTTTAGAGCCTTGTACCAGTTGCCCCACGGGCATCTTGGTTTCATTCATTCTTATCCTCATCTATGTGTGCACTGTGTCTCCCTGACGTGCTTGTCCCTGAAGCTTGTGGGAAACCCTGGTGGTCGGAGGATTTGGACGTGACCCGCCATTGGCCCTGGGAGGTGAGCCTCCGACTAGAGAATGAGCACGTGTGTGGAGGGGCCCTCATTGACTTCAGCTGGGTGGTGACTGCTGCCCACTGCATCCAAGGGTGAGTGTGGCCCACGTGTCCAGGGCCTGGAGACTCAGGACTGCCATGGGCCCAGCCTAGCCGCCTCATTTCTCCTGTGGAACAAAGTAgaagtgggggaggcagggggaatGGGAAGGGATGCCCAGAACAGGGGAGTCATACTCAGGATCTCACAGGGGCCAGGGACGGAGCTAGGGCAGGAGACCAAAAAATGAAGACTGTACCCTACGCAGGACAACAGACAAACCCAGTATAAAGCCCCCACCCTACACACGCACAAGAACGTACATGTAGACCAACACCTACACACCTGCATACACAACACGTAGACCAGGCCACCTTGAATCAACTTGAATGATGAATGGGGAGGCAGTCCTATCTCTGACCCCAAGGGCCCCCAGGCTGGATTAGCAAGAGAGCGAGCAGAACAAATCAGGTAGGATGTCTGCTGGCGGGGAGGGTCCTTGGTCGAGGTTGGAGCGTCATGCTGCTTGGGGTTCTGACATCTACCAGGTGGGGTTCTGTGTCCCCTGTAGCACCAAAGAGTACTCGGTGATTCTCGGCACCTCCAAGCTGAAGCCCACGGACCCCACAGAGGCCGTCTCGATCCCCGTGAGGGACATCATCATGCACCCCAAGTACTGGGGCCGGACTTTCACCATGGGTGATGTCGCCCTCCTCCTGCTTCATACTCCTGTCGTCTTCAGCAAGTACGTGCAGCCCATCTGCCTCCCGGAGCCCACCTATAACCTGAAGGTTGGGACGCAGTGCTGGGTGACCGGCTGGGGCCAGGTTAAGCAGCGCTTCTCAGGTGAGCAGGATGGGATGGGGGGGAGGGTAGCACAGAGGGTACAGtctgttctttttctggggcCTTGCCTGCTGGACCCCCCTCAGGGTGCCTCTCAGGAAGCTCCTGCTGTAACCTCTGCCTGTGGTTGTTGGATGCTTTAGGACTGCCGCTCACATGGGAACCACTGTTTGTGCTTGCTGAGGGCACCTCATGCAGGTCTAGCCATGCCTGGGCTACACGTGATCATTTGCCTCCCAAAAGCTCAGAGTCAGGGATTCATAAATTCACTCACTTATCTATTCATGCCACAGACTTCAAGCATCTTCCACACGCGGAACCCTTGGCCTTGGGGACACATGTCCTGCCTGCAGGGAGTGTGGGTGGGGTACAGGCTGACAGGGAAAGAGGCAGAGACCTGGTCAGGTGATCTTGAGATCAAGCCAGGAGGGATCTGGGATGAGTTTTCAGTGGATGATCTGCTTGAACTGCCCGAGGGAGGAGAGAGTATTACTCAGGTGGCAAAGGGCACGGCCAGTGCAGCGGAGGGTGGCAGTTTGTGGTTGGCGTCTCCATTTGTGAGCGTTTCTGTTGCAACTTGGATTGTGGCCTGCTTGGTTCAGAAGCAAAAGCTCCCCCAGAAAAAGGGGTCCTGAAACACAGGCTTAGGGGATGAGGGGCTTGCCAGACATGGTCCACACGGCAGGGGGAAGGGCTGAGTGAAGGAGGGGGTGGAGGCGTGACGGGGTGCGGCTGAGTCTGAAGGATGGAGGTGACAAGACACAGGAAGAGGCCAGGGCTGAGTGGAATGAGGAGTCAGTGCTCACCCCACTGGGCCCCTCCACAGCCAACTCCACACTGACCCCAGAGCTGCAGGAGGCCGAGGTGTTTATCATGGACAACAAGAGGTGTGACCGGATTTACCGCAAGAAGTCCCTCATCCCTCGCATGGTCCCCCTTGTCCTGGGGGACATGATCTGTGCCACCAACTATGGCGAAAACTTGTGTTATGTGAGTTTCGGGAAGGTTCTGGCAGCTCCCCTTCTGTTGGGAACGGCTCCCAGGTTTGGGAGGCAGTTCCCTGGGGAGGGGTTTGCGTGGCTTCCCTCCTTGTCTCCAACACCAGGCAGTACCTTGCTACCATCTTTCTTCTCCCGTGACTTTGATTTTGCCTGATATTCTGGGGCAAGGTCCCCAACTGAGGACCTGAAGGAGGCCCCCAGGTAGTGACATCCTCAAGGAGTGAAAGACTCTTCTAAGTGGAACTCAGAGGGTGGGCATTCCAGGTGGACCCGGATCCTCCGTTACTCC
This Rhinolophus sinicus isolate RSC01 linkage group LG10, ASM3656204v1, whole genome shotgun sequence DNA region includes the following protein-coding sequences:
- the PRSS45P gene encoding putative serine protease 45 isoform X1, with the protein product MAAPLSRLSAGPAALRSWGLNCSLLLFLLLPPLLNSGYKEDSTKPACGKPWWSEDLDVTRHWPWEVSLRLENEHVCGGALIDFSWVVTAAHCIQGTKEYSVILGTSKLKPTDPTEAVSIPVRDIIMHPKYWGRTFTMGDVALLLLHTPVVFSKYVQPICLPEPTYNLKVGTQCWVTGWGQVKQRFSANSTLTPELQEAEVFIMDNKRCDRIYRKKSLIPRMVPLVLGDMICATNYGENLCYGDSGGPLACEVEDRWILAGVLSWEKACAKVQNPGVYTRVTKYSNWIKQQMSSGALSGPCSSSWLLLLSWLLQPQVGA
- the PRSS45P gene encoding serine protease 45 isoform X2, which gives rise to MAAPLSRLSAGPAALRSWGLNCSLLLFLLLPPLLNSGYKEDSTKPACGKPWWSEDLDVTRHWPWEVSLRLENEHVCGGALIDFSWVVTAAHCIQGTKEYSVILGTSKLKPTDPTEAVSIPVRDIIMHPKYWGRTFTMGDVALLLLHTPVVFSKYVQPICLPEPTYNLKVGTQCWVTGWGQVKQRFSEPLFHGCGQTSVSCKVVKGRLVEVGKWPWQVSLLFLGVYICSGSLVHHQWILTAAHCLQRSVRVASWPLGLCFLAWVALVKLGFWE